A window of Rhododendron vialii isolate Sample 1 chromosome 13a, ASM3025357v1 contains these coding sequences:
- the LOC131315151 gene encoding uncharacterized protein LOC131315151, with translation MRANNSGELPIMDGIGNSASRENPLPGLVNVNLKEEKWGVSASHVVYHFGTSGTSVAAATAFTHPLDVLKVRLQMQLVGQRGPLTGMGGLFVQLVKSEGPRSLYLGLTPAFMRSVLYGGLRLGLYEPSKYVCGMAFESSNVLVKLASGAFSGAIATALTNPVEVLKVRLQMNPNSRRGVIGEARKIASEEGIIGLWKGVGPAMARAAALTASQLATYDESKRALIRWTPLEEGFYLHLSSSTVAGLVSTLITAPVDMIKTRLMLQRESKTVGTYKNGFHCAYQVVRTEGLRGLYKGGFAMFARLSPQTMITFILCEKLREVAGLKAL, from the exons ATGAGAGCAAACAATTCAGGAGAGCTGCCAATTATGGATGGCATTGGCAATTCCGCTTCCCGCGAAAATCCACTcccag GATTAGTCAATGTCAACCTCAAGGAGGAGAAATGGGGAGTATCGGCGTCCCATGTTGTTTACCACTTTGGTACAAGCGGAACTTCTGTTGCGGCCGCCACTGCCTTCACTCACCCTTTAG ATGTTCTCAAAGTTAGGTTGCAAATGCAACTTGTTGGGCAAAGGGGTCCCTTAACTGGAATG GGAGGCCTTTTTGTTCAACTTGTGAAAAGTGAAGGGCCTAGATCATTGTACTTGGGGTTAACACCTGCATTTATGAGGTCAGTTCTTTATGGAGGTCTTCGATTAGGCTTGTATGAACCATCGAAGTATGTCTGTGGAATGGCTTTTGAGTCCTCCAATGTTTTGGTTAAGCTTGCGTCTGGAGCATTCTCTGGTGCCATTGCAACCGCTCTGACCAACCCTGTGGAAGTTCTGAAG GTACGTTTGCAAATGAATCCAAATTCAAGAAGAGGAGTAATAGGAGAAGCACGCAAAATTGCTTCAGAAGAGGGTATAATTGGTCTATGGAAGGGGGTTGGCCCTGCCATGGCCAGGGCTGCTGCTTTGACTGCATCACAATTGGCAACTTACGATGAATCCAAGCGG GCTTTGATAAGGTGGACACCTCTTGAAGAAGGGTTTTATCTGCATCTAAG CTCGAGTACAGTAGCAGGCTTGGTGAGTACACTCATTACCGCACCCGTGGACATGATTAAAACCCGCCTCATGTTGCAACGAGAATCTAAAACTGTTGGAACCTACAAAAATGGATTTCATTGCGCCTATCAG GTTGTCCGTACAGAAGGTCTGCGAGGGCTTTACAAAGG GGGCTTTGCGATGTTTGCTAGATTGAGTCCACAGACTATGATCACATTCATACTCTGTGAGAAGCTACGGGAGGTTGCTGGATTGAAGGCACTTTAG